A genomic region of Negativicoccus succinicivorans contains the following coding sequences:
- the rpsB gene encoding 30S ribosomal protein S2, which translates to MSVVSMKQLLEAGVHFGHQTRRWNPKMARFIFTERNGIYIIDLQQTVKKVDEAYDFLRDLAASGKSVLFVGTKKQAQNTIQEEAERCNQFYVKERWLGGMLTNFKTIQLRIKRLQELKAMEEDGRFDLLPKKEVIGLRREMSKLEKYLNGIKDMKGLPGALVIIDPKKEQIAVAEARKLNIPIIATVDTNCDPDEIDFPIPANDDAIRAVKLLVGKMADAVLEGRQGEQDEVAEAEPKAEDSAEEATEETTEETAE; encoded by the coding sequence ATGTCAGTAGTATCTATGAAACAATTGTTGGAAGCCGGTGTTCACTTTGGACACCAAACTCGTCGTTGGAACCCGAAAATGGCACGTTTCATTTTCACGGAACGCAACGGTATTTACATTATCGATCTGCAGCAGACCGTTAAAAAAGTAGACGAAGCGTATGATTTCCTTCGTGACTTGGCGGCATCGGGCAAGTCGGTATTGTTCGTCGGGACGAAAAAACAGGCCCAGAACACTATTCAGGAAGAAGCGGAACGTTGCAACCAGTTCTACGTAAAAGAACGTTGGCTGGGCGGCATGTTGACCAACTTCAAAACGATCCAATTGCGTATCAAACGTTTACAGGAACTGAAGGCAATGGAAGAAGACGGCCGTTTCGATCTCTTACCGAAAAAAGAAGTCATCGGTTTGCGCCGTGAAATGAGCAAACTGGAAAAATATCTCAACGGTATTAAAGATATGAAAGGTTTACCGGGGGCTCTCGTGATCATTGATCCGAAGAAAGAGCAGATCGCGGTAGCGGAAGCACGGAAACTCAATATTCCGATTATTGCTACGGTTGATACCAACTGTGACCCGGATGAAATCGATTTTCCGATTCCGGCGAACGATGATGCGATCCGTGCCGTAAAATTGTTGGTCGGTAAAATGGCGGACGCTGTTTTGGAAGGCCGCCAGGGCGAGCAGGACGAAGTAGCGGAAGCGGAGCCGAAAGCGGAAGACAGCGCGGAAGAAGCTACCGAAGAAACCACAGAAGAAACAGCGGAATAA
- the rseP gene encoding RIP metalloprotease RseP: MLTIIATIFVFGVIVLVHEWGHFITAKLTGMRVDEFAVGFGSKLWSKRVGETTYSLRSVPLGGFNRIAGMTEEQVEEDQVDPRRAFVYKPAWKRFIVIVAGAAMNFILAIILISGLFSAYGVSTPSDEPIVGEVLTQAPASSHQLVPGDRIVAIQGEPIRQWNEISPHMQKWGGQVVTLRVERNHEPLTLQVIPGSDNGRVVLGILPVIETRPVGLLESVQYGAERSWNLTAQMWKGIGQLITGKVSGSELAGPVGIAQMAGNIARTGFANLLMFTAVLSLNLGLLNLLPVPLLDGGHLLLIVVEGIIGKKLPPKYLYYIQMTGMLLLGALFIYATSNDILRFLK, translated from the coding sequence TTGCTGACTATTATCGCGACCATCTTTGTATTTGGCGTGATTGTTCTTGTGCATGAGTGGGGACACTTTATTACAGCTAAATTGACCGGTATGCGAGTGGATGAGTTTGCGGTCGGTTTCGGCAGTAAGTTGTGGTCAAAGCGCGTGGGAGAAACAACATACTCTTTGCGATCCGTTCCTCTCGGGGGATTTAATCGCATTGCAGGCATGACGGAAGAGCAGGTTGAGGAGGATCAGGTCGATCCGCGTCGCGCCTTTGTGTATAAACCGGCTTGGAAACGTTTCATCGTGATCGTGGCCGGTGCGGCTATGAATTTTATTCTGGCCATTATTTTGATCAGCGGTCTGTTTAGCGCATACGGTGTTTCTACACCGAGTGATGAACCGATCGTCGGTGAAGTTCTTACACAGGCGCCTGCATCAAGTCATCAATTGGTGCCCGGCGATCGCATTGTAGCGATTCAGGGGGAGCCAATCCGGCAATGGAATGAAATTTCTCCCCATATGCAAAAATGGGGTGGGCAAGTGGTTACGTTACGAGTTGAACGTAACCACGAACCGCTGACGTTACAAGTGATTCCCGGAAGCGATAACGGACGTGTAGTACTTGGTATCCTTCCGGTCATTGAAACTCGGCCGGTCGGCTTACTCGAATCCGTTCAGTACGGTGCAGAACGTTCATGGAACTTAACCGCGCAGATGTGGAAAGGCATCGGTCAGCTGATTACCGGGAAAGTTTCCGGCAGCGAATTGGCAGGACCTGTCGGTATAGCGCAAATGGCAGGCAACATTGCGCGTACCGGTTTTGCCAATTTATTGATGTTTACCGCCGTCTTGAGTCTTAACTTGGGACTACTTAATTTATTGCCCGTACCCCTGTTGGACGGAGGTCATTTATTGCTGATTGTGGTAGAGGGAATTATCGGTAAAAAATTACCTCCTAAATACCTGTACTATATTCAGATGACGGGAATGCTTCTTCTAGGTGCACTTTTTATTTATGCGACGAGTAACGATATCTTACGATTTTTGAAATGA
- the tsf gene encoding translation elongation factor Ts, protein MITASLVKELREKTGAGMMDCKRALVETDGDLEKAVDYLREKGLSKAAKKADRVTAEGLVASYIHGNGRIGVLVEVNCETDFVARSEDFQQLVKDVAMQIAATNPRYLTREDVPQEAIDHEREVLRQQALNEGKPEAIVDKMTEGRLEKFYRENVLLEQEFVKDTDKSVQQMITEMIAKIGENISVRRFTRYQLGEGIEKRQDDFASEVMATMNQ, encoded by the coding sequence ATGATTACAGCAAGCTTGGTGAAAGAATTACGCGAGAAAACAGGCGCGGGCATGATGGATTGCAAACGTGCTTTGGTGGAAACGGACGGCGATCTCGAAAAAGCGGTAGACTATCTTCGTGAGAAAGGCCTTTCCAAAGCCGCAAAAAAAGCGGACCGCGTAACGGCGGAAGGTTTGGTCGCATCTTACATTCACGGAAACGGCCGTATCGGCGTTTTGGTAGAAGTCAACTGCGAAACAGATTTCGTAGCCCGTTCGGAAGATTTCCAGCAACTCGTTAAAGATGTCGCGATGCAAATTGCGGCGACGAATCCGCGTTATCTCACACGGGAAGATGTTCCCCAGGAAGCGATCGATCATGAACGCGAAGTACTTCGTCAGCAAGCTCTGAACGAAGGTAAACCGGAAGCGATCGTCGATAAAATGACCGAAGGTCGACTGGAAAAGTTCTATCGCGAAAACGTTTTATTGGAACAGGAATTCGTTAAAGATACGGACAAATCGGTACAGCAAATGATCACCGAAATGATCGCGAAGATCGGTGAAAATATCAGTGTTCGTCGATTCACACGTTATCAACTCGGCGAAGGAATTGAAAAACGGCAAGACGACTTCGCATCCGAAGTAATGGCCACGATGAATCAATAA
- a CDS encoding isoprenyl transferase, with translation MSSKPNSLPAHVAIILDGNGRWAKMRGQLRRMGHKAGAQNVKTIVRAASDQGIKTLTLYAFSTENWRRSTTEVALLMRLFSWYLEHYIDELNEHNVQAHVIGDRERLSADLIAKIERFETATEKNTGLVLNIALNYGGREEILQAARRYADDFAQKKTSTLTEEQFQRYLYPSAVTDVDLLIRTGGDQRISNFLLWQISYAELYFTDTLWPDFSPQDLALAIASFAGRERRFGGLQGEE, from the coding sequence ATGTCGTCAAAGCCTAATTCATTGCCGGCTCACGTAGCCATTATTTTGGATGGCAACGGACGCTGGGCGAAAATGCGTGGACAACTTCGGCGAATGGGGCACAAAGCAGGCGCTCAAAATGTTAAAACGATTGTCCGTGCAGCTTCGGATCAGGGTATAAAAACACTTACTTTATATGCTTTTTCTACGGAGAATTGGCGGCGTTCTACTACGGAAGTCGCTTTGCTGATGCGCCTGTTCAGCTGGTATTTAGAACATTATATTGATGAGTTAAACGAGCACAATGTACAAGCGCATGTCATCGGCGACAGAGAACGATTAAGCGCCGACTTAATTGCGAAAATAGAACGTTTTGAAACGGCAACGGAAAAAAATACCGGCTTAGTTTTAAATATTGCACTCAATTACGGGGGCCGTGAAGAAATTTTGCAGGCGGCACGCCGATATGCGGATGACTTTGCGCAAAAGAAAACATCGACATTGACGGAGGAACAATTTCAGCGCTACTTGTATCCGTCTGCCGTGACGGATGTGGATTTATTAATTCGCACCGGCGGCGATCAGCGCATCAGTAATTTTCTTTTATGGCAGATTTCGTATGCGGAACTTTATTTTACCGATACTCTATGGCCGGATTTTTCGCCGCAGGATTTAGCGCTGGCGATCGCCTCCTTTGCAGGTCGTGAACGACGGTTTGGAGGCTTGCAGGGAGAGGAGTAA
- the dxr gene encoding 1-deoxy-D-xylulose-5-phosphate reductoisomerase has protein sequence MKKIAVLGSTGSIGTQALEVIREHSDKLQATVLVAHRNTDLLRQQIEEFHPELVAVTDREAGKQLRATYTGPTKIIIGPETLTEAAAAANAEIVLVAISGAIGIAPTLAAIEAHKVIALANKETMVAAGDLVNRKAVEADVTIYPVDSEHSAIFQCLQAVPKDALANVILTASGGPFRGYSAAQLANVTVADCLKHPTWQMGQKITIDSASLFNKGLEVIEAHHLFAVDYDKIEVVVHPQSIVHSMIRLRDGGVLAQLGVPDMKLPIQLAFSYPERWTINNAPLHWDTQRTLEFEPPVTDVFRSLPLAYQAGRMGQSATLVYNAANEEAVKAFIADKISFTDLFTVTEEMVVTHTPTPLRDWQDIVMADRAIRNRATEFIATLSK, from the coding sequence ATGAAAAAAATTGCGGTATTGGGAAGTACCGGATCGATAGGTACGCAAGCTTTAGAAGTTATTCGTGAGCATTCGGATAAATTACAGGCCACCGTATTGGTGGCTCATCGTAACACTGATTTATTGCGGCAGCAGATCGAGGAGTTTCATCCTGAACTGGTTGCGGTAACGGATAGGGAAGCCGGGAAGCAGCTGCGAGCTACTTATACCGGACCGACAAAAATTATCATCGGACCGGAAACGTTAACTGAAGCGGCTGCGGCAGCTAATGCCGAAATCGTTTTGGTAGCTATTTCGGGCGCTATCGGAATCGCGCCTACGTTAGCTGCGATTGAGGCACACAAAGTTATTGCTCTTGCGAATAAGGAAACGATGGTAGCGGCCGGTGATCTGGTTAACCGCAAAGCAGTGGAGGCAGATGTTACCATTTATCCTGTGGACAGTGAACATAGTGCCATTTTCCAATGTTTGCAGGCAGTTCCCAAAGACGCGTTGGCAAATGTAATATTGACGGCTTCGGGAGGACCTTTTCGTGGCTACAGTGCGGCGCAACTTGCCAATGTAACCGTTGCTGATTGTTTAAAGCATCCGACATGGCAGATGGGACAAAAAATAACGATTGATTCAGCGTCCTTATTTAATAAAGGGTTGGAAGTCATCGAAGCCCATCATTTATTTGCCGTCGACTATGATAAAATAGAAGTTGTTGTACATCCGCAGAGTATTGTTCACTCGATGATTCGTTTGCGGGATGGTGGGGTGCTTGCTCAGCTGGGTGTTCCGGATATGAAATTACCGATTCAGCTGGCATTTTCGTATCCCGAGCGATGGACGATTAATAATGCTCCGCTGCATTGGGATACGCAACGCACACTGGAATTTGAGCCGCCGGTCACAGACGTTTTTCGTTCCTTGCCGCTGGCGTATCAGGCAGGGCGCATGGGACAATCGGCGACATTAGTTTATAACGCGGCCAATGAAGAAGCGGTAAAGGCGTTTATTGCAGATAAAATTTCCTTTACGGATCTTTTTACCGTGACGGAAGAAATGGTCGTAACTCATACGCCGACACCATTGCGTGATTGGCAAGACATTGTGATGGCTGATCGGGCCATTCGCAATCGAGCGACGGAATTTATTGCGACATTATCGAAATAA
- a CDS encoding phosphatidate cytidylyltransferase codes for MLRTRVITALIGVAAFLLLIYLGGIWLALPVWGLAFLALLEYKHILQQRQIYASAIVMTIVMTLMVIGAETVGGIFLLILLPAILPCLFLVAFCLRRAPDFLSLFFTIGGVLYIGVGFSTLLLLRSASFLHGAAFGSGTFWVWFALLGTWMSDTGAYFAGKRFGTKAVVPKISPHKTLEGFIGGALFTIVGLLIYAYAGQVPLSLALGLAMAVAMVAPAGDLFESLLKRYVNVKDSGHILPGHGGILDRFDSLLFVTPVLYSLLLFLIGDL; via the coding sequence ATGTTACGAACACGCGTTATTACAGCACTTATCGGTGTCGCCGCTTTTCTCCTGCTTATCTATTTGGGCGGGATTTGGTTGGCTCTGCCGGTATGGGGCTTAGCTTTTTTAGCATTATTGGAATATAAACATATTTTGCAACAGCGGCAAATTTATGCATCGGCTATCGTGATGACTATTGTCATGACGTTGATGGTTATCGGTGCGGAGACTGTCGGCGGTATCTTTTTATTGATTCTTTTGCCGGCGATTTTGCCATGTCTGTTCCTCGTAGCATTTTGTTTACGACGTGCGCCGGACTTTTTATCACTGTTTTTCACTATCGGCGGCGTGTTGTACATCGGTGTCGGTTTTAGCACCTTGCTTTTGTTGCGTAGCGCGTCGTTTTTGCATGGAGCGGCATTCGGCTCCGGCACTTTTTGGGTCTGGTTTGCGCTTTTGGGAACGTGGATGAGCGACACGGGTGCTTATTTTGCCGGCAAACGATTTGGAACCAAAGCGGTGGTTCCGAAAATCAGCCCGCATAAAACGCTTGAAGGTTTTATCGGCGGTGCCCTTTTTACAATAGTGGGATTGCTCATATATGCGTACGCCGGTCAAGTACCGCTTTCTCTTGCACTCGGTTTAGCTATGGCGGTAGCGATGGTCGCGCCGGCAGGAGATCTTTTTGAATCACTTTTGAAGCGCTACGTAAATGTTAAGGATTCGGGACATATATTGCCGGGGCACGGCGGTATTTTGGACCGTTTTGACAGCCTTTTATTCGTTACACCGGTGTTGTACTCGCTGCTTTTATTTTTGATAGGTGACTTATGA
- the pyrH gene encoding UMP kinase: MEARKYRRIVLKVSGEALAGEAGHGIDPIVTESISKEIAAVADNGVEVAVVCGGGNIWRGISGSAQGMDRASADYMGMLATVINGLALQEALEQIGASTRVQTAIEMRQVAEPYIRRRAIRHLEKGRIVIFAGGTGNPFFSTDTTAALRAAEIEADAIMMAKRGTDGVYDADPQTNPDAKMFDSLTYFEVMRRQLGVMDNTAITLCMNNHIPIIVFNIDTPGNILKASMGERIGTYIGGDENV, translated from the coding sequence ATGGAAGCAAGGAAGTATCGTCGAATTGTATTAAAGGTCAGCGGAGAAGCTCTCGCCGGCGAAGCGGGGCATGGTATTGATCCGATTGTCACCGAATCGATTTCTAAAGAAATTGCGGCGGTAGCGGACAACGGGGTAGAGGTTGCAGTGGTCTGCGGCGGCGGTAACATTTGGCGAGGTATTTCCGGCAGCGCCCAGGGTATGGATCGCGCATCAGCAGACTATATGGGGATGCTTGCGACCGTGATCAACGGCCTGGCATTGCAGGAAGCGTTGGAACAAATCGGTGCATCCACCCGTGTGCAGACAGCGATAGAAATGCGTCAGGTAGCGGAGCCGTACATTCGTCGACGGGCGATTCGCCACTTGGAAAAAGGCAGAATTGTCATTTTTGCCGGCGGCACGGGCAATCCCTTTTTCTCTACCGATACAACCGCCGCTTTACGTGCGGCGGAAATTGAAGCGGACGCTATTATGATGGCAAAACGTGGTACGGATGGCGTATATGATGCGGATCCGCAAACCAACCCCGACGCAAAAATGTTTGACTCGCTGACATATTTTGAAGTCATGCGTCGACAATTGGGTGTGATGGACAACACGGCGATTACTCTGTGCATGAATAATCATATTCCGATTATTGTATTTAATATTGACACCCCGGGCAACATTTTAAAAGCAAGCATGGGGGAACGGATTGGTACGTATATTGGAGGCGACGAAAATGTTTGA
- the frr gene encoding ribosome recycling factor has protein sequence MFDEIMLDLETRMDKAIENLQFEFGTIRTGRANTSLLENIMVDYYGVPTPVTQVSSVSIPEPRMLLIQPWDKSMLGAIEKAIQMSDLGLVPNNDGSQIRLNIPQLTEERRKELVKLVHKRTEEARVAVRNVRRDGNEQLKREEKKDGVSEDQVKVATDDVQKLTDKKMKEIDRLVEAKEKEVLEV, from the coding sequence ATGTTTGATGAAATCATGCTGGACTTGGAAACGCGTATGGATAAAGCGATTGAAAACTTGCAGTTTGAATTTGGCACCATTCGTACCGGTCGCGCCAACACAAGTCTTTTGGAAAACATCATGGTGGACTACTATGGTGTTCCGACTCCGGTTACTCAAGTTTCGTCAGTTTCCATTCCGGAACCGCGCATGCTGTTGATTCAGCCGTGGGATAAAAGCATGCTCGGAGCTATTGAAAAAGCGATCCAAATGTCAGACTTGGGCTTGGTGCCGAATAATGACGGCTCGCAAATTCGCCTGAACATTCCGCAATTGACCGAAGAACGTCGTAAAGAGTTAGTTAAATTGGTGCATAAGCGCACGGAAGAAGCACGGGTTGCAGTTCGCAACGTGCGTCGTGACGGTAACGAGCAATTGAAACGCGAAGAAAAGAAAGACGGCGTATCGGAAGACCAGGTAAAAGTGGCCACTGACGATGTGCAGAAATTGACCGATAAAAAGATGAAAGAAATCGATCGACTGGTAGAAGCGAAGGAAAAGGAAGTGCTCGAAGTTTGA
- a CDS encoding PolC-type DNA polymerase III yields the protein MRKYKFVPRKPVKFKELIVDIKGKTWEITKTADFTPQKINEFVPPAVTLKVDGETVTRTVLPDPTDENSAAPSDKGKQASFGQGNGVSQEGMTSEPASIEAATPEPETKGTDAAPSVSTTDVSSSWQNLLYDDRFLQARAQAKTGGDPELLIGKRKIKATPLAMREIHEEMAAVIVEGDVVSAEVRELRTGRKLLKLKMADDTNGLAAQYFFEKGEDTSCLEKNLCRGKRVRARGEVRQDKYSGGLVMQLSNLMLVPTGTYSHEDNHPTPRVELHLHTKMSTDALIDVDRLLTTVKEWNHPAVAITDHGVVQSFPIVQALAAEKGVKVIYGMEGYLIEDIPADITRDQQKYTHIILLAKNRVGLQNLYRLVSLSHLRYFKKRPLIPRAILDENREGLIVGSACVAGELFRAVLDDLPRSEQLRIASYYDYLEIQPIGDNRFLLQDDRYPNIKTDRDLQKLNEVIVSLGEELNLPVCATCDSHYLFDEDKIYREILLSKWGKSGEPEQLPDLYLRTTEEMLEEFSYLGETKAFEVVVSNTRGVSELVEDFAPLPADGKLYSPQISGSDTELERMCYAKAKRLYGDPLPAIVEERLKSELEAIIGNGFGVLYYIAHKLVAHSLGDGYLVGSRGSVGSSFVATMADITEVNPLPPHYLCPQCQYNEFITDGSVGGGFDLADKACPKCGAALHKDGHNIPFAVFLGFEGDKVPDIDLNFSGDYQPQAHKYTEELFGRDNVFRAGTISGIQDRTAFGYVKKYAEQRQLVTNDIYAESLLTGITKVKNTTGQHPGGIMVCPRDMDILAFTPIQHPANKKESGIITTHFDYHSIEGRMVKLDILGHDDPTVIRILEDLTGIKPSEIPFDDPATISLFSSTEALGLTPEQLNGDTVGTLGIPEYGTQFVRQMLEDTHPQNFSELVRISGFSHGTDVWLNNAKDLITAGEVKLEDAISTRDDVMNYLIQHGVAPKIAFNVMENVRKGRGLEKKNKQGQPVSKNEEALRKEKIPEWFINSCKKISYLFPRAHAVAYVMMAFRIAWFKIYHPLAFYAAYFTVRARGSFDGKAILPGLASQEKMWKYIQAKGRDASAVEKDSATNIEVAMEMAQRGFRFKPIDLARSHVRDFVVEDGMLLPPLSCVPGLGETVAEEIVAARENGPFTSKEDLRKRGKVSHTIVETLTEMGALEGMPDEEQLNLFG from the coding sequence TTGCGTAAGTATAAATTTGTTCCTCGAAAACCGGTGAAATTTAAAGAGTTAATTGTCGACATTAAAGGGAAAACTTGGGAAATCACCAAAACAGCGGATTTTACGCCGCAAAAAATAAATGAATTTGTACCGCCGGCTGTGACGCTAAAAGTAGACGGTGAAACGGTTACTCGTACAGTGCTTCCCGACCCAACTGATGAAAATAGCGCGGCTCCGTCGGACAAAGGGAAGCAAGCTTCATTTGGGCAGGGGAATGGGGTATCACAAGAAGGGATGACTTCAGAACCGGCCTCGATAGAAGCGGCGACTCCCGAACCGGAAACCAAGGGCACGGATGCGGCACCGTCCGTAAGTACGACGGATGTGTCAAGCAGTTGGCAAAATTTGCTGTATGATGATCGATTTTTGCAGGCGCGTGCTCAAGCGAAAACAGGCGGCGATCCGGAGCTTTTGATCGGCAAACGCAAAATTAAAGCGACACCGCTTGCGATGCGGGAAATTCACGAAGAAATGGCAGCCGTCATCGTTGAAGGGGATGTTGTATCGGCTGAAGTTCGCGAATTGCGGACAGGTCGTAAATTGCTCAAATTAAAAATGGCCGATGACACGAACGGTCTGGCGGCGCAGTATTTCTTTGAAAAAGGAGAGGATACTTCCTGTTTGGAAAAAAATCTTTGTCGTGGCAAACGTGTACGGGCACGCGGCGAAGTGCGCCAGGATAAATATTCGGGCGGTTTGGTTATGCAGCTTTCCAATTTAATGTTGGTGCCGACCGGGACGTACAGTCATGAGGATAATCATCCGACGCCGCGCGTCGAATTGCACCTCCATACCAAAATGAGTACGGACGCGCTGATTGATGTGGACCGTTTGTTGACCACGGTAAAAGAATGGAATCATCCCGCGGTCGCCATTACCGATCATGGTGTTGTCCAATCATTCCCTATAGTGCAGGCATTGGCGGCGGAAAAAGGTGTCAAAGTCATTTACGGGATGGAAGGCTACCTGATTGAAGATATCCCGGCGGATATTACGCGCGATCAGCAAAAATATACTCATATTATTTTATTGGCGAAAAATCGCGTCGGTCTGCAAAACTTGTACCGACTGGTTTCGCTTTCGCATTTGCGGTATTTCAAAAAACGGCCGCTCATTCCGCGGGCAATCTTAGACGAGAATCGCGAAGGATTAATCGTCGGTTCGGCCTGCGTTGCGGGAGAATTGTTCCGCGCCGTTTTGGACGATTTGCCGCGCTCGGAGCAACTGCGAATTGCCAGTTACTACGATTATTTGGAAATTCAGCCGATTGGGGACAATCGCTTTCTCTTACAGGATGATCGCTATCCCAACATAAAAACGGATCGCGATTTGCAGAAGCTGAATGAAGTTATTGTCAGTCTGGGGGAAGAACTGAATTTACCGGTCTGTGCAACTTGCGATTCGCATTATCTGTTTGATGAAGATAAAATCTATCGCGAAATTTTACTCAGCAAATGGGGTAAATCCGGTGAGCCCGAACAATTGCCGGACCTTTATTTGCGTACGACGGAAGAAATGCTGGAAGAATTTTCTTACCTCGGCGAGACCAAGGCATTTGAAGTCGTTGTCAGCAATACCCGTGGAGTAAGCGAACTGGTGGAAGACTTTGCGCCGCTTCCTGCTGACGGAAAATTATATTCACCTCAGATCAGCGGCTCGGACACCGAGCTTGAACGCATGTGCTATGCAAAAGCTAAGCGCCTTTACGGTGACCCTTTGCCGGCGATCGTAGAAGAGCGATTGAAAAGTGAACTCGAAGCGATCATAGGCAACGGTTTCGGTGTGTTGTATTACATCGCGCATAAGTTGGTGGCCCACTCTTTAGGAGATGGTTATCTCGTCGGTTCACGCGGTTCGGTCGGCTCCTCCTTTGTGGCAACCATGGCGGATATTACGGAAGTAAATCCGTTGCCGCCGCATTATTTGTGTCCGCAATGTCAATACAACGAATTCATCACGGACGGTTCCGTCGGCGGCGGGTTCGATCTTGCGGATAAAGCATGTCCAAAATGTGGCGCTGCATTGCACAAAGACGGTCACAACATTCCGTTTGCCGTATTCTTGGGATTCGAAGGGGATAAGGTACCGGATATTGATTTGAACTTTTCCGGTGATTATCAGCCGCAAGCGCACAAATATACGGAAGAATTATTCGGGCGCGACAATGTGTTTCGCGCCGGGACAATCAGCGGTATTCAAGATCGCACCGCCTTTGGCTATGTAAAAAAGTACGCGGAGCAAAGGCAATTGGTGACGAATGATATCTATGCGGAGAGTCTGTTGACTGGCATCACCAAGGTCAAAAATACCACCGGCCAGCATCCGGGAGGCATTATGGTTTGTCCCCGCGATATGGATATTTTGGCATTTACGCCGATTCAACATCCGGCCAATAAAAAAGAGTCGGGCATCATCACGACTCATTTTGACTACCATTCCATCGAAGGCCGTATGGTTAAGCTCGATATTCTGGGGCATGATGATCCGACCGTCATTCGTATTTTAGAAGATTTGACGGGCATCAAACCGTCAGAAATTCCGTTTGATGATCCCGCCACCATCAGTCTCTTTTCTTCGACGGAAGCGCTGGGGCTGACACCGGAGCAATTAAATGGAGATACCGTCGGGACGTTGGGGATTCCGGAATACGGTACGCAATTCGTACGCCAGATGCTGGAAGACACACACCCGCAAAATTTTAGTGAATTGGTACGTATCAGCGGATTTTCTCATGGCACGGATGTGTGGCTTAATAATGCCAAGGATTTGATTACGGCCGGCGAAGTCAAGCTGGAAGACGCGATTTCAACCCGTGATGACGTGATGAACTATTTAATTCAGCACGGTGTGGCACCCAAAATTGCGTTCAACGTCATGGAAAATGTTCGGAAAGGACGCGGTCTCGAAAAGAAAAATAAACAGGGGCAACCTGTCAGCAAAAATGAAGAAGCTCTGCGCAAAGAAAAAATTCCGGAATGGTTCATCAATTCCTGCAAAAAAATCTCGTACCTCTTTCCACGGGCGCATGCGGTGGCATATGTCATGATGGCCTTCCGTATTGCCTGGTTTAAAATCTACCATCCGCTGGCATTCTATGCAGCATACTTTACCGTACGTGCGCGCGGTTCTTTTGACGGCAAGGCGATCTTACCGGGGTTGGCGAGCCAAGAAAAAATGTGGAAATACATTCAGGCCAAAGGCCGCGACGCCAGTGCGGTAGAAAAGGATTCCGCCACGAATATTGAAGTGGCGATGGAAATGGCCCAACGCGGTTTCCGGTTTAAACCCATCGATCTTGCCCGTTCCCACGTGCGCGATTTTGTGGTGGAAGATGGGATGTTGTTACCGCCGCTTTCCTGCGTACCGGGACTTGGCGAAACCGTAGCGGAAGAAATTGTGGCGGCGCGTGAAAACGGACCGTTTACATCAAAAGAAGACCTGCGTAAACGCGGTAAGGTCAGCCATACGATTGTGGAAACACTAACGGAAATGGGCGCCTTGGAGGGAATGCCTGATGAAGAACAATTAAATTTATTTGGTTAA